A portion of the Leptospira kanakyensis genome contains these proteins:
- a CDS encoding MBL fold metallo-hydrolase, with protein sequence MASTFGKLPHGEILQRISRSEHFQSGSFKNLEHTEMLAPDSSYFKMAIKYWQKPNSIRPSSPIPSAKIDLNSLDANVPQYIWFGHSSYLLLTSGKKILVDPVFSGYASPVPFAVQSFEGTDVYLPEDMPDLDILLITHDHYDHLDYETVIKLHPKTKTIIVPLGVSAHLLSWGVPLSKIIELDWFESKEVMKDLDVTATPTRHFSGRGIQRNKSLWCSYVLKIGGYKVFVGGDSGYGSVFESIGKKYGPFDLAFLECGQYGDDWPFIHMRPEETALAAKTIGAKSFVPVHWGKFILSMHPWNDPIKRVLVASKELKLNLQVPKIGENFSFTGSGSVDGWWNFQ encoded by the coding sequence TTGGCTTCAACTTTCGGCAAACTCCCTCACGGCGAAATCCTCCAACGTATTTCCAGGTCAGAACATTTTCAATCAGGTAGTTTTAAAAATTTAGAACATACCGAGATGTTAGCACCGGATAGTTCTTATTTTAAAATGGCCATCAAATATTGGCAAAAACCAAATTCGATTCGGCCTTCTTCACCGATTCCTTCGGCAAAAATCGACTTAAATTCGTTAGATGCAAATGTTCCTCAATACATTTGGTTTGGACACTCTTCATACTTACTACTAACTTCTGGAAAAAAGATTTTAGTAGATCCTGTGTTTTCTGGTTATGCATCTCCTGTTCCTTTTGCGGTTCAATCCTTTGAAGGTACGGACGTTTATTTACCAGAAGATATGCCGGACTTAGACATTTTGCTCATCACACATGATCATTATGATCACTTGGATTACGAAACAGTCATTAAGTTACATCCAAAAACAAAAACCATCATTGTTCCGTTAGGTGTTTCTGCCCACCTACTCTCCTGGGGAGTGCCTTTGTCAAAAATCATAGAACTGGATTGGTTTGAATCCAAAGAGGTTATGAAAGACCTAGATGTAACAGCCACTCCGACCAGACATTTTTCGGGACGAGGGATCCAAAGGAACAAAAGTTTATGGTGTTCTTATGTTTTGAAAATTGGTGGATATAAGGTTTTTGTTGGTGGTGATTCCGGTTATGGTTCTGTATTTGAATCCATTGGTAAAAAATACGGCCCCTTTGATTTGGCATTTTTAGAATGTGGACAGTATGGTGATGATTGGCCTTTCATTCATATGCGCCCGGAAGAAACAGCTTTGGCGGCCAAAACCATTGGAGCTAAATCTTTTGTCCCTGTACATTGGGGAAAATTTATCCTCTCTATGCATCCCTGGAACGATCCCATCAAACGAGTGCTTGTTGCTTCGAAAGAATTAAAACTCAATTTACAAGTTCCAAAAATCGGAGAAAACTTTTCTTTTACTGGATCGGGGAGTGTGGATGGTTGGTGGAATTTTCAGTGA
- a CDS encoding SDR family oxidoreductase: MKNALVIGATSDIGIHIAETLAKQGFSLYLTGRDKQKLNDIKSSLQTKYQISLKTYELDVTDFSSHSKFYDSLNPKPEIVFFLAGYYQNQTEARENQSELLTTIQTNYSGIVSLINIISLDMEKKQNGTIVAVSSVAGERGRQMNYIYGSAKAGLTTYLSGLRSLLFKKGVHVCTIQLGPVYTKMSFGHNLMPWLTLQPETAANLIVKAGLNKKDIVYIRWPWRFIMGMIRMIPEWIFKRLPPF; encoded by the coding sequence ATGAAAAATGCACTTGTGATTGGAGCCACTTCCGATATTGGAATTCATATAGCAGAAACTCTTGCCAAACAAGGGTTTTCTCTTTACTTAACCGGCAGAGACAAACAAAAGTTAAATGATATTAAATCGAGTCTCCAAACCAAATATCAGATCTCTTTAAAAACTTATGAATTGGATGTTACGGATTTTTCTTCACATTCAAAATTTTATGACTCACTCAATCCGAAACCAGAAATAGTATTTTTTCTTGCTGGATACTACCAAAACCAAACAGAAGCAAGAGAAAACCAATCAGAACTTCTTACAACGATCCAAACTAATTATTCGGGTATCGTTTCTCTCATAAACATCATCTCATTGGATATGGAAAAAAAACAAAACGGAACCATCGTTGCAGTCAGTTCTGTGGCAGGGGAACGTGGAAGACAGATGAATTATATTTATGGAAGTGCCAAAGCAGGTCTCACCACTTACCTCTCAGGCCTTAGGTCTTTACTCTTTAAAAAGGGAGTCCATGTTTGTACCATCCAACTAGGCCCGGTGTATACAAAAATGTCTTTTGGTCATAACCTAATGCCTTGGCTCACCTTACAACCAGAGACGGCTGCCAACCTAATTGTAAAAGCAGGCCTAAACAAAAAGGATATTGTTTATATTCGTTGGCCATGGCGTTTCATTATGGGAATGATCCGAATGATCCCCGAATGGATTTTCAAACGTCTTCCTCCCTTTTGA
- a CDS encoding BPSS1187 family protein codes for MDSFVYSRLLRSFVILSLLGSFHLSCKKESDEKEDLVLLLGLGLYARSCAGQNSFPSNGSVGALTRLQIQPSQTSSSITSYNNPHHVYPPQSTVSRKNILSVFYPGTGSSPCDVGAILQQGASRGYHVIGLSYPNNDAVNSICNQGDARSDVSCFENFRNEVVTGADVSSYVSVDLSNSIEGRLLALLQYLISTRPGEGWDQYITGNNINWSLVYVGGHSQGSGHAAYHGKRRAVARVSIYSGVSDYSLQYSSLPSWLGAAQTAPAGSYYGLIHENDTIANFSGNANQVTDAWLNQLGMTGTLTNTSVGAPYANSKRLVTSACNGMGTAALHSCPMVNGFQTVWNYISFP; via the coding sequence TTGGATTCTTTTGTATATAGTCGCCTTCTTCGTAGTTTCGTCATTTTATCCCTTCTTGGTTCATTTCACCTTTCCTGTAAAAAAGAATCTGATGAGAAAGAAGATTTAGTTCTTCTTCTTGGACTTGGTTTGTATGCGAGATCTTGTGCCGGGCAAAATAGTTTTCCCTCAAACGGTTCCGTCGGTGCTTTAACCCGATTACAAATCCAACCTTCACAAACCTCTAGTTCCATTACATCATACAATAACCCTCATCATGTTTACCCTCCACAATCAACTGTGAGTCGAAAAAATATTCTTTCTGTATTTTATCCGGGGACAGGCTCTAGTCCTTGTGATGTTGGTGCTATTTTACAACAGGGTGCATCGCGTGGTTACCATGTCATTGGTCTGAGTTATCCTAATAATGATGCTGTGAATAGTATCTGTAACCAAGGGGATGCCAGATCCGATGTTAGTTGTTTTGAAAATTTTCGGAACGAAGTAGTGACAGGGGCCGATGTATCATCTTATGTTTCTGTGGATCTATCCAACTCGATTGAAGGAAGGTTACTTGCTCTCCTTCAGTATTTAATTTCAACAAGACCCGGTGAAGGTTGGGACCAGTATATTACAGGAAACAATATCAATTGGTCTTTGGTTTATGTGGGTGGGCATTCCCAAGGTAGTGGGCATGCTGCCTACCATGGCAAAAGAAGGGCCGTCGCCCGAGTTTCCATTTATAGCGGTGTTTCCGATTATAGTTTGCAATATTCCTCACTTCCATCATGGCTCGGAGCAGCACAAACGGCACCTGCAGGATCATATTATGGACTCATCCATGAAAATGACACCATTGCCAATTTTAGCGGAAACGCAAACCAAGTAACAGACGCATGGTTAAACCAATTGGGTATGACAGGAACTCTTACCAATACGAGTGTCGGTGCCCCTTATGCCAATAGCAAGCGTTTGGTGACGAGTGCTTGTAATGGAATGGGAACGGCCGCATTACATAGTTGCCCCATGGTCAACGGATTCCAAACTGTCTGGAACTATATTAGTTTTCCTTAA
- a CDS encoding SCO family protein, with protein MKNTLIVRTLVLFFCFSFYSFCDDHHSHADHQHGEGSILAASEGAKGSLFDLPISWKMESGQTFLLNQIQGSPFVISMFYASCQSVCPRLVADMEELAKKIKEKTGKVPRMVLVSFDSEKDNPTVLNAYKKKMKLGENWSFLSGKEEDVRMLSVVLGINYKKISNGEFNHSAVYSLVSKEGWVVSRVEGVGSNTDSLINMYQKL; from the coding sequence ATGAAAAATACATTGATTGTAAGAACTTTGGTTTTATTTTTTTGTTTTTCGTTTTATTCTTTTTGCGATGACCACCATTCGCATGCAGACCACCAACATGGAGAGGGGTCTATTTTGGCAGCCAGTGAGGGAGCCAAGGGAAGTCTCTTTGATTTGCCAATCAGTTGGAAAATGGAGTCAGGCCAAACATTTTTACTCAATCAAATCCAAGGATCTCCTTTTGTGATTAGTATGTTTTATGCTTCTTGTCAGTCAGTTTGTCCTAGGCTTGTCGCCGATATGGAAGAGTTGGCTAAAAAAATAAAAGAAAAAACCGGAAAGGTTCCTCGGATGGTACTGGTTAGTTTTGATTCCGAAAAAGACAATCCGACAGTTTTAAACGCTTATAAAAAGAAGATGAAACTTGGAGAAAACTGGAGTTTTCTTTCTGGCAAAGAAGAAGATGTCCGTATGTTGTCTGTGGTTCTTGGAATCAATTATAAAAAAATTTCCAATGGGGAGTTCAACCATTCTGCCGTATACAGTTTGGTTTCAAAAGAAGGATGGGTAGTCTCTCGTGTGGAAGGAGTGGGTTCCAATACCGATTCACTCATAAACATGTATCAGAAATTATAG
- a CDS encoding formylglycine-generating enzyme family protein encodes MVKIPAGKWKPFLKESESKLGATIPIKSFYLDEYPVTNKEYSEFIETNPQWKKGKVSALFADGGYLGDWKGKNYEESQTNSPVTYVSWFSANAYCQWKGKRLPKESEWEYAASIPPSGKNKKAVETVILNWYGEVRPQFLPNVGQYKNGFGVYDQHGMIWEWVFDFNNTSVTGDSRQDTDIESSLFCGGGSLKANDFSNYASYMRYGYRAGLKGWYTAKYLGFRCAKD; translated from the coding sequence ATGGTAAAAATTCCCGCTGGTAAATGGAAACCATTTTTAAAAGAATCAGAATCAAAGTTAGGTGCTACTATTCCTATCAAAAGTTTTTATTTGGATGAGTATCCAGTCACAAATAAGGAATATTCTGAATTCATAGAAACAAATCCGCAATGGAAAAAAGGAAAAGTTTCTGCTCTATTTGCCGATGGTGGTTACTTGGGTGATTGGAAGGGAAAAAATTATGAAGAGAGCCAAACAAATTCTCCGGTAACTTATGTTTCTTGGTTTTCTGCCAATGCATACTGTCAGTGGAAAGGGAAGAGGTTACCCAAAGAATCCGAGTGGGAGTATGCTGCGAGTATCCCACCTTCTGGTAAAAACAAAAAGGCAGTAGAAACAGTGATCCTTAACTGGTATGGAGAGGTTCGACCACAATTCCTTCCTAATGTTGGTCAGTATAAAAATGGTTTTGGTGTGTATGACCAACATGGAATGATTTGGGAATGGGTCTTTGACTTTAACAACACTTCTGTGACAGGAGATTCCAGACAGGATACGGATATCGAAAGTAGTTTGTTTTGTGGTGGTGGTTCCCTGAAAGCCAACGATTTTTCCAACTATGCATCTTACATGCGTTATGGATATCGTGCAGGTTTAAAGGGTTGGTATACTGCTAAATATTTAGGATTTCGATGTGCAAAGGATTAG
- the nirK gene encoding copper-containing nitrite reductase: MYMKLPKFKTLKIYLFLVTSLVFFAFCSGPKTEEAKLTYAPEVPPHIDRSSEAKVIVNMETVEVVGRLADGVEYTFWTFGGSVPGPMIRVREGDEVEFHLKNHPTSKMPHNIDLHAVTGQGGGAAASLTIPGHASKFSFKAINPGLYIYHCATSPVGMHIANGMYGLIFVQPKEDLPKVDKEYYVVQSEFYTKGKNGEPGLQPFSMEKAITEIPDYVVFNGSVGSLVEDRAITAKVGETVRLFVGNGGPNLVSSFHVIGEIFDHVYTEGGILPNQKNVQTTLIPAGGSAIVDFKVEVPGTLILVDHSIFRTFNKGSLGMLKVEGEANATVYSGKQDDTVYLPEGPAIQRMVTEVKPKTSAKTPKEILANGERVYKSVCAACHMKEGQGVAGVFPPLAKSDYLNADKSRAIQVLQKGLSGPITVNGQKYNNVMPHLELTKEEIASVLSYVYNNWGNKGMMVNEMEVK, from the coding sequence ATGTATATGAAACTTCCGAAATTCAAAACCTTAAAAATTTATCTCTTTCTGGTAACCTCTTTAGTTTTTTTCGCCTTTTGTTCTGGGCCAAAAACCGAAGAGGCCAAACTCACCTATGCCCCCGAAGTCCCTCCTCATATCGACAGGTCGAGTGAAGCCAAAGTCATAGTCAATATGGAAACAGTAGAAGTTGTGGGTAGGCTTGCTGACGGCGTGGAATACACATTTTGGACTTTTGGTGGTTCTGTTCCGGGGCCTATGATTCGTGTCAGGGAAGGTGATGAAGTTGAATTCCATTTAAAAAACCATCCTACTAGTAAAATGCCACATAACATTGATTTGCATGCTGTAACTGGCCAGGGTGGGGGAGCTGCAGCTTCGCTTACCATTCCTGGTCACGCTTCTAAATTTTCATTTAAGGCAATCAACCCAGGGTTGTATATTTACCACTGCGCAACCTCTCCCGTGGGAATGCACATAGCCAACGGGATGTATGGTTTGATTTTTGTCCAACCCAAAGAAGACCTTCCGAAAGTGGATAAAGAATACTATGTGGTTCAAAGTGAATTTTATACCAAAGGAAAAAATGGGGAACCAGGACTGCAACCGTTTAGCATGGAAAAGGCGATCACTGAAATTCCCGATTATGTAGTTTTTAATGGATCGGTGGGTTCGCTTGTGGAAGACCGGGCCATCACTGCTAAGGTGGGGGAAACGGTTCGTCTCTTTGTCGGCAATGGAGGCCCAAATTTAGTTTCTTCTTTCCATGTAATTGGAGAAATTTTTGATCATGTTTATACAGAAGGCGGAATCCTTCCCAATCAAAAAAATGTGCAAACCACTCTCATCCCAGCCGGTGGTTCGGCCATTGTTGATTTTAAAGTAGAAGTTCCGGGTACACTGATTTTGGTTGATCATTCTATCTTTAGAACATTTAACAAAGGTTCGCTTGGAATGTTAAAAGTAGAAGGAGAGGCAAATGCCACTGTATATTCCGGAAAACAGGATGACACAGTTTACCTTCCTGAAGGGCCAGCCATCCAAAGAATGGTGACCGAAGTCAAACCTAAAACCTCAGCAAAAACTCCGAAAGAAATTTTAGCAAATGGGGAAAGAGTATATAAATCGGTTTGTGCTGCTTGTCATATGAAGGAAGGACAAGGTGTGGCGGGAGTGTTTCCACCACTAGCAAAATCTGATTATCTCAATGCAGACAAATCTCGTGCCATCCAAGTATTACAAAAAGGACTTAGTGGTCCAATCACAGTGAATGGACAAAAGTATAATAATGTAATGCCACATTTGGAACTTACAAAAGAAGAGATCGCCAGTGTCCTTAGTTATGTTTATAACAATTGGGGAAATAAAGGCATGATGGTAAATGAGATGGAAGTTAAATAG
- a CDS encoding GAF domain-containing SpoIIE family protein phosphatase, translated as MSLDLQESLSKFRSLLHISSILNANLDLHQLLPLIMLYSKDLLEAEASSLFLLEEEDFLYCEVALGEKGEIIQEYARLELGEGIVGKVAQEKKPIALEDAYKDPRFNDSMDKRTGFKTKSLICVPLFVEDRLIGTLEVINKTNNRIFDHSDLEYLISLSEVAATAIQNANTKDSLDKRILELSLLYEFERLSVSEKSLNELGKWILNRVLEYLGASSGTIYLANSDKQELSILSAKGIPEDAYEQIKVPYGTGVSGWVAEKRESLLIHNLDLDPRYNKLSPYKFESKSLISAPLIFQNELLGVISINNKTSGYAFQHSDLDLLTNIAARLSSTIKNAQLFHQIVDTGKELNRAKNIMKKIMPSILPNSDKLSYGVAHIPLEQVGGDFYDVTQLEDSKFSILIADISGHGLSAAVLAAMAHMVLKNFEQDIKLSPSLFLTTLNHMLYGKLAGNFLTAFYGIIDLKTNTILCANAGHHAPFLLDKKDSPMIQLDVKGKILGLIPDLFYEEKTFPFVPGNRLVMYTDGITEHMSKDHNKRYDEELFQKAIQKSKTSKTQDSANELIREAREYVGTHDFADDVTVLLVDHI; from the coding sequence ATGTCTTTAGATCTCCAAGAAAGTCTAAGTAAGTTTCGTAGCCTACTCCATATCTCTTCCATTCTGAACGCAAACCTAGATTTGCACCAGCTCCTACCTCTCATCATGTTGTATTCTAAAGATTTATTAGAAGCAGAAGCCAGTTCTCTTTTTCTTTTGGAAGAAGAAGATTTTTTATACTGTGAAGTGGCTTTAGGTGAAAAAGGAGAAATCATCCAAGAATACGCCAGGTTAGAGTTAGGTGAAGGAATTGTTGGAAAAGTTGCCCAAGAGAAAAAACCTATCGCATTGGAAGATGCTTACAAAGATCCAAGATTTAATGACAGTATGGACAAACGTACGGGATTTAAAACAAAATCGCTAATCTGTGTCCCTCTGTTTGTGGAAGATAGACTGATTGGAACACTTGAGGTCATTAACAAAACAAACAACAGAATTTTTGATCACTCTGACCTAGAATATTTAATTTCCCTTTCCGAAGTAGCTGCAACAGCTATCCAAAATGCAAATACCAAAGATAGTTTGGACAAACGAATTCTTGAACTATCATTATTATATGAATTTGAAAGATTGTCCGTTTCCGAAAAAAGTTTAAATGAATTAGGTAAGTGGATTCTCAATCGAGTTTTAGAATACTTAGGTGCTTCTTCCGGAACCATTTATCTTGCCAACTCCGACAAACAAGAATTAAGCATTTTATCAGCAAAAGGAATTCCGGAAGATGCTTATGAACAAATCAAAGTTCCTTATGGAACTGGCGTTTCTGGTTGGGTGGCTGAAAAAAGAGAAAGTCTTCTCATCCACAACTTAGATTTAGATCCACGTTACAATAAACTATCTCCTTATAAGTTTGAATCCAAGTCACTGATTTCAGCGCCATTAATTTTTCAAAACGAACTTCTTGGTGTCATTAGCATCAATAACAAAACTTCAGGATATGCTTTCCAACATTCGGATTTAGACTTACTCACAAATATTGCCGCAAGACTCAGTAGTACGATTAAAAATGCACAACTCTTCCATCAGATTGTGGATACGGGTAAAGAGTTGAACCGTGCCAAAAATATCATGAAAAAAATCATGCCATCCATCCTACCGAACTCAGACAAACTCTCGTATGGTGTGGCGCATATTCCTTTAGAACAAGTTGGTGGAGATTTTTACGATGTCACCCAACTAGAAGATTCAAAGTTTTCCATTTTGATTGCTGACATTTCCGGCCACGGACTTTCTGCAGCCGTACTTGCGGCTATGGCTCATATGGTATTAAAAAACTTTGAACAGGATATCAAACTTAGCCCTTCTTTGTTTTTAACCACACTCAATCATATGTTGTATGGGAAGTTAGCGGGAAATTTTCTCACTGCCTTCTACGGGATCATTGATTTAAAAACAAATACCATCCTTTGTGCCAATGCAGGCCACCACGCCCCATTTTTATTGGATAAAAAAGACTCACCAATGATCCAGTTAGATGTTAAAGGAAAAATTTTAGGCCTTATCCCTGATTTATTCTACGAAGAAAAAACTTTTCCTTTTGTTCCCGGGAACCGCCTTGTTATGTACACAGACGGAATCACCGAACATATGTCCAAAGACCATAACAAACGTTATGATGAAGAATTGTTTCAAAAGGCAATTCAAAAATCAAAAACATCGAAGACCCAAGACTCAGCCAACGAACTCATCAGAGAAGCGAGAGAGTATGTGGGAACACATGATTTTGCTGATGACGTCACCGTTTTGTTAGTCGATCATATTTAA
- a CDS encoding methyl-accepting chemotaxis protein translates to MKNVKVNLIENVLTDSDVIISRTDAKGLITYVSPDFARISEYSAEEMIGKPHNIVRHPDMPKVVFEELWNYIKAGLPWTGAVKNRAKSGNFYWVDATITPILNEERKVVGYVSVRKKLADDKKEFYNNLYQKMGEKPFLLNKKGKVIKNGRTIKPVDVFFVILSSLPFLVLFLFHLPKTPLFCGNLFLLQTVISSAFVFVLSKKNRKLQKATESVISVSSGRFQYPDHFQNDSRDEVKIMLLSMKSMSINLWGIISQIQKATHVSLRISEELTNLTNHFFTSTHSMASGSEEAAACMEELTSALANIKQITTNHSIIMSDMKDYMNAVNQNLNGTQNALKGLGDLSLRSTEKADLGKRKISDSLEGIDAIKQVSNKILNIVSIITEIADRTNLLSLNASIEAARAGHVGAGFAIVAKEMMNLNEQIGVSAEEIKTYVDETMAVIKDTSAKVKDASLEIFSLSDLFHEMKSITNKVSASLYHDLQESTRVKFKLESVEEQVRQIDQSVLEANLASKQISNILLGLSEQAQVIAYKSETLHEKSSLVVSEPKKIMDLVEHYHTGNPEVMEITS, encoded by the coding sequence TTGAAAAATGTAAAAGTGAATTTGATCGAGAATGTCCTTACCGATTCGGATGTGATCATTAGTCGCACTGATGCAAAAGGCCTAATCACCTATGTATCTCCCGATTTTGCTAGAATATCAGAATATTCTGCAGAAGAAATGATAGGGAAACCGCATAACATAGTTAGGCATCCTGATATGCCTAAGGTAGTATTTGAAGAACTTTGGAATTATATAAAAGCCGGCCTTCCTTGGACGGGTGCTGTCAAAAACAGAGCCAAATCAGGAAATTTCTATTGGGTCGATGCAACGATCACACCAATTTTGAATGAAGAACGGAAAGTTGTAGGTTATGTTTCTGTTAGAAAAAAACTAGCAGATGATAAAAAAGAATTTTATAATAACTTATACCAAAAAATGGGGGAAAAACCATTTTTATTGAACAAAAAAGGGAAAGTGATTAAAAATGGAAGAACCATTAAACCGGTAGATGTTTTTTTTGTAATTTTAAGTTCTTTGCCTTTTTTGGTTTTGTTTCTCTTCCATTTACCAAAAACTCCTTTGTTTTGTGGTAATTTATTTTTATTACAAACAGTGATTTCCTCTGCTTTTGTATTTGTTCTCTCTAAAAAAAATAGAAAGTTACAAAAAGCTACAGAATCCGTAATTTCCGTTTCTTCGGGAAGATTCCAATACCCTGATCATTTTCAGAACGATAGCCGAGACGAAGTAAAAATTATGTTACTTTCCATGAAGAGTATGAGTATCAATCTTTGGGGAATCATATCTCAAATTCAAAAAGCAACTCATGTTTCTCTTCGGATTTCCGAAGAGTTGACAAATCTAACGAATCATTTTTTTACATCCACACATTCAATGGCATCAGGAAGTGAAGAAGCCGCTGCCTGTATGGAAGAATTGACTTCTGCTCTTGCGAATATCAAACAAATTACAACAAACCATTCCATCATCATGTCAGATATGAAAGATTATATGAATGCGGTGAACCAAAACTTAAATGGAACACAAAATGCATTAAAGGGCCTTGGCGATTTGTCTCTTCGATCTACGGAAAAAGCTGATTTGGGTAAAAGAAAAATTTCAGATTCTTTGGAAGGGATTGATGCCATCAAACAAGTTTCAAATAAAATTTTGAATATTGTTTCTATTATTACAGAAATTGCAGATAGAACCAACTTGCTTTCGTTAAATGCTTCTATTGAAGCTGCCAGGGCAGGTCATGTGGGTGCCGGGTTTGCCATTGTGGCAAAAGAAATGATGAATTTGAATGAACAAATTGGGGTTTCCGCAGAAGAAATAAAAACCTATGTAGACGAAACGATGGCAGTAATCAAAGATACATCTGCAAAAGTGAAAGATGCATCTTTGGAAATCTTTTCTCTCTCCGATTTATTTCACGAAATGAAATCAATCACCAATAAGGTTTCGGCTTCATTGTATCATGACCTTCAAGAATCCACTAGAGTTAAGTTTAAATTAGAGTCAGTGGAAGAACAGGTGAGACAAATTGATCAGTCTGTTTTAGAGGCAAATCTTGCTTCCAAACAAATTTCAAATATCCTACTTGGATTGTCAGAACAAGCACAAGTGATTGCCTATAAATCGGAAACTCTCCATGAAAAGAGCTCGCTCGTAGTTTCTGAGCCCAAAAAAATTATGGATTTGGTAGAACATTATCACACCGGAAATCCAGAGGTTATGGAAATCACGTCATGA
- a CDS encoding GNAT family N-acetyltransferase — translation MRLIGIDKDNIDNEHICCAIGNDLKNKTRAESKKQWMQDRFDEGLIFKRLDERGKVFIEYMPIEKVWKPIVGKNFMVIHCLWVSGQFKGKGLSTLLLNECMSDAKQKKMDGIAVVTSNQVKPYLTDKKFYLKHGFELVDTAPPYFELLVLKLNQKAKLPSFSGHTKSKLNSHKKGFAFIYSNQCPFMEEYIVSLANLAKKNKFPVEIKKLKSYKDAQSIGSPFGTSGVYYNGVFLTHELMTEKKFETLLADLDF, via the coding sequence TTGAGACTCATTGGCATAGATAAAGACAATATTGATAATGAACATATTTGTTGTGCAATTGGAAACGATCTAAAAAATAAAACCAGGGCAGAATCCAAAAAACAATGGATGCAGGATCGTTTTGATGAGGGTCTTATCTTCAAACGTTTGGATGAAAGGGGGAAGGTATTCATAGAATATATGCCCATTGAGAAAGTCTGGAAACCAATTGTTGGCAAGAATTTTATGGTGATCCATTGTCTTTGGGTTTCGGGTCAATTTAAAGGAAAAGGTCTTTCTACTTTACTACTGAATGAGTGTATGAGTGATGCGAAACAGAAAAAAATGGATGGGATTGCTGTGGTTACTAGCAATCAAGTAAAACCATATTTGACTGATAAAAAATTCTATTTAAAACACGGGTTTGAGCTTGTGGATACGGCACCGCCTTATTTCGAATTACTTGTGTTAAAGCTAAACCAAAAAGCGAAACTTCCTTCCTTTTCGGGACATACAAAATCAAAACTTAATTCCCATAAGAAGGGATTTGCATTTATCTATTCAAACCAATGTCCATTTATGGAAGAATACATTGTCTCACTTGCTAATCTAGCTAAGAAAAATAAATTCCCCGTTGAGATTAAAAAATTAAAAAGTTATAAAGATGCGCAGTCCATAGGAAGCCCGTTTGGAACTTCTGGGGTTTATTATAATGGAGTATTTTTAACTCATGAATTGATGACCGAAAAAAAATTCGAAACCCTCCTTGCCGATTTAGATTTTTAA